The genomic stretch TGGATATGGGCCACATGGGGCACACCTCTATGAATCCCCTGCAGCACATGGGGCATTCCCTGGGGGCCGGCGACGCGTCCTCGTCCGGGATGGCCGCCGCCCACCTGCTGGCCGCGCTCCTCACCGGGCTCTGGCTGGCGTACGGCGAGAAAGCCGCCTTCCGCATCCTGCGGGCCGCGGCCGGACGGCTGGCCGCGCCGCTGCGACTGCTGCTGGCCCTGCCCCTTGCCGGCGAGCGTCCGGACCAGCGGCTGTGCCGGCCCCGTTCCGACCGGGCACCGAGCCTCGACCTCCTCATCCATGCGATCACCTCGCGCGGGCCACCCGTGGGGACCGCTGTCGCCTGACGACAGCCGGTATCCCGAGGCCGCCCCTGTGCGCCTCGGGCCACGGTCGTACGTCCGCGCACGCGCCGCAGCACCTCTGGGTCGCCGTACCTCTGTGTCGTAGCTCCGATGTGCCCTGGCGCCTTCGTACCGCGCGCGCCGTAGGGCCGTCTCCTCATTCACCGGACCGTTCGCGCTCACCCGCGCCCCGGTCCGGTCACGGTTGACCCGAGAAGGACACCAGGTGATCACTCCTGTCCTGCCCGCAGCGCGGACCGCATGCGACCAGACAGCATCTCCCGACGAGTCGATAACCGCATGGGCGCTGGCCGCCCGCGGCGGCGACGCGGACGCGGTCGAGCACTTCGTCCGCGCCCTGCACCGCGACGTCCAGCGCTATGTCGCCCACCTCTGCACCGATCCCCAGGCCGTCGACGACCTCGCGCAGGACACCTTCCTGCGTGCCATCAGCAGCCTGCACCGCTTCGAGGGCCGATCCTCGGCGCGCGCCTGGCTGCTGTCCATCGCACGCCGCGCGGTGATCGACAGCTACCGGCACGCCGCGGCGCGGCCCCGGCTGTCCGACGTCCCCGACTGGCAGCTGGCTGTGGAGTCGGCCCAGCCGCGGGGCCTGCCCGGATTCGACGACGGCGTCGCCCTGCTGGACCTGCTGGCCTGTCTGCCGGACGAGCGCCGGGAGGCGTTCGTCCTCACCCAGCTGCTCGGCCTGCCCTATGCGGAGGCCGCCGAGGTCAGCGCCTGTCCCATCGGCACGGTCCGCTCCCGCGTGGCCCGGGCCAGGGCCACGTTGATGGACCTGCTGGACGACGGGGGCACCTCCCACGCCCTCTAGGCAGTGGGGAGGAGCGGCCCGCCGCCGCACCGGCGGCCTAGCCGCCCGGAGGGTGGCGCGCGTCGTACGCGATCGGCGCCACCCTCCGAACCGGATCACCGGCGCTCGGGAACTCAGGGCAGGTCCGCCCCGACTACCGGACGGGCTGACGGAGGTTCACCCGTGTGCCGAGTGGATCCGGGAGTTGTCCGATGCGTTCTGGTGCGTGGGGCGGTACGACGGCCGTCGTACCGGGCGGCCTGCTGGACTGCGCCGGCGCCGCGACCACCTTCGCCAAGGCCCCGAAGAGGATCGTCACCAGCAACGCCGCGGGCCTGGAGCTGCTGTTGCGCCTCGGTGCGGGGACCGGGTGATCGGCACCGGGTTCCCGCCCGGCAAGGGCACGCTGCCCGGCGCCCTCGACACACAGGCCCGGAAGGTCACGGTGCGCGGCATGGGCGGCGCCGGGATGGGTGACGTGCCGACCGAGGGCGAGTTCGAGGCGGCCGGCATCAAGCACATCTACCTGGGTCCACCGCCTGCGCCGCGCGGAGCGCCCGTCCGACGTACTTCTTCTTCGACTACGACCCCGGTACCAAGCAGCCCACCGTCGTCCGGGACCGCCAGGTCGGGGCAACGCGGCGGCGAGCCGGGGCTGGTGACGGTCGACGGCAGGCCGAGCCATTTCCGTGAGGGGTGAGGCGGCCGGGAGCGGGAGGCCGACGGACTCAAGAGGCCGAACTCAAGGGCTCGGGCCGGCTCAGGTCCGCCGCCCGGACGCCGCTTCCGCTGCCACCCGACCGCGGCGGCCCGCACGGGACAACCGGACCCGCTGTACGAGGTCCAGGGCGGCCGGCTGCCAAGCGCGATACTGGAAACCGAACCCGGCCTCCCGCAGCCGACCCGGCACCACCCGGCGGCTCTTGAGCAGCAACTCCGTGTCCGAGCGCAGCGCGAACGCGCCCAGCTCCGCCATCCACCGCGTCGCGGGCAGCCCCACGGGAACGCCCCAGGCCGCGCGCAGCGCCCGCATGAAGCCCCGCTGGGGGAGCGGGCCGGGCGAGGCGAGGTTCACCGGCCCGTCGATGTCGTCCCGGTCGATCAGGAACTCCACCGCGCGTACGAAGTCCTCGTCGTGGATCCAGGAGACGTACTGCGCACCGCCGGCGACCGGCCCGCCCAACCCCAGCCGGGCCAGGCCCAGCAGGACGTCGAACACCCCGCCCCGGTCCGGGCTCATCACCATCGCCGAACGCAGCGCCACCTTCCGCGTCGCGGGCGTCGACGCCTCGGCCTGCGCACGCTCCCAGTTCTTCGCGATGTCGACGCTGTAGGCCCAGTAGTCCGGAACTCCGGCCTCCGAGCCGCCGATCACCCCCGTCGCCTCGTCATGCGCCGCGTCGAAGCGGTGGGCGTAGATCGTCGCCGTACTCATCTGCAGCCACACCCGTGGTGGCCGCGCGGCGGCGGCGATCGCCTCGCCGACCACCCGTGCCGAGTCCACCCGCGAATCCATCATGGCCCGCAGATTCTCGGCGGTGTAGCGGCAAGACACGCTGCGTCCGGCCAGGTTGATCACGACATCGCTGCCGTCGACCGCCTCCGCCCAGCGGCCGAGCGTGGCTCCGTCCCAGCCGACCTCCCGCGCCCGCACCGGATGCCGGGTCAGCACGGTGACCTCATGGCCGGCACGCGTCAGCGCTCGGTCGAGAACCGTGCCGACCTGACCGGTTCCCCCAGGCAGAACTATCTTCATCGAGCCCCCTCGGTTCGGTGCGCACAGCGTAGTCATAGATTTGAACGCGTTCAAAAGAAGGCGGTGTCTTTTCGGAGGCGCCTTCGGCCCCGTGAAAGGACACGGATCCGCGATGAGTGACTGGCAGTGGGACGAGACCCTCTTCGAGGGCACGGCTCCCTACTACGAGCGGGGCCGACTGCCCTACGCCCCGGGGCTGGTGTCGCTGCTCGCCGAGGTGTTGGCAGCCGACGGGCAGGGGCGGCTGCTCGACGTGGGCTGTGGGCCGGGGACCGTCGCAGTCCCGCTGGCGCCACTGTTCCGGGAGGTCGTCGGGGTCGACCCGGATGCCGGGATGATCGCCGAAGCGGCGAGTCGGGCCACCGCCGCGGGGCTGGGAGCCAGGACGCGCTGGGTGCGGATGCGTGCCGAGGAACTCCCGGGCGGTCTGGGGCGGTTCGACGTGGCCGTGTTCGCCCAGTCCTTCCACTGGACGGAACGTGAGCGGGTGGCGAAGACCGTGCGCGGCATGCTGCGTCCGGCTGGGGTGCTGGTGCATGTGGCGGATCTGAAGAACGACTCCCGTACGGTCGACGGGCTGCCGTACCCGGCCGTGCCCTACCGGGACATCGAGGAGCTGGTCAAGCGCTACCTGGGGCCGGTCCGCCGCGCCGGCCGGGGACTGCTGCCGCAGGGGACGGCCGGCGGCGAGGCGGCGATCCTGGCCGACGCGGGCTTCCAGGGGCCCCAGCGGTATGTCGTCCCCGGCGGACAGGAACTGCGGCGCACGGTGGACGACGTGGTGGCGTGGACCTTCTCGATGTCGTACTCGGCCCCCCACCTGTTCGGCCACCGCCGTGAGGCCTTCGAGACGGACCTGTGCCGCCTGCTCGCGCAGGCCTCACCGGCGGGCCTGTTCTCCGAATGCGCGCCCAGCACCGAGGTGTTCGTCTGGCCCGGCCAGTGTCCTGTCAGTTTGGAGCGCTCGCTCGGCTACAGTCCTGGGGATGCCAGGACGTGACTGCACGAAGCGCCGCACCCGTGGGTAGGGTCCGCAGCCTGGCTCAGGTGTACCGATGCTTCGGTGAGGTCGACGCCGCCCGGACTTCGCCGCTGTACGAGCGTGTCGCCGTCGCGCTGAGCGAGTCCGACGAGGCGCTGCGCGCCATCGAGGCGGCGCCCGCGCGCAAGCGGCACCCCACGGTGATCCTCGCCGCGCTGCACGACCTGGCTCTCGCCGGACGTGCCCTGGTGCTTGCCGCGGCCTATGCCGCCGCGGACGGCGACGCCGCCGCCGGCGCGGCGATCGACACGCTGCTGCGTATGACAGGCTCGGTCGTGGCCATCGCCGTGCGCCGGCAGCCGCGGACCAACGACACCGGACGCTGCGCCGTGCTGTATCCGGCCATTGCCGAGGCGGCGCGCCGGGTGGGCGCGAACGCGGTGGGGCTGATCGACGTGGGCTGTTCGGCTGGGCTCAATCTCCATGTCGATCGCGTTGGCATCACGTACAGCAACGGACAATCACTGGGCGATCCGTCATCTCCCGTCCAGCTGTCGTCTGCGATCGTGGGAGACCGTCCTGTCCCGGCACGCGCGATGCCCGAGGTTGTCGCCCGCGTCGGCGTCGACCTCGATCCGGTCGACGTGAGCGACCCGGATGACGCCCGATGGCTGCGCGCCTGCCTGTGGCCGGATCAGCCGGAGCGGGCCGCGAGGCTCGACGCGGAGATGGCGTTGGCGGCGACGGCCCCTCCGCTGCTGCTGCGAGGGGACGCCGTCGAGGTGCTGCCCCACGCCCTCGCCCGTGTGCCCGCGGATGCCCTGCCTGTCGTCACCACGACATGGGCGCTGTCGCGCTACCCGCCAGAGGGCCGCCTGCGCTTCCTGCACCGCCTCGACGAAGCGGCGGCCGGCCGGGTGGTGGCGTGGGTGTCGGCGGAGGGGGTCGGAGTCGCGCCGACGATACCGACACTTGGCGATCGCCGCGCCTCTGGCCACAGCATCATCGGTCTGGCGGTGTTCGACCGGTCGATCCCGCACGCCGAGGCCATGGGCCGCTGCTGGTCGCGGGGCCGCTTGCCGGCCTGGCTGGCAGACTCCTGACGCCCCGTCAGGGCTGAGAGGTGGGCGCCGGGCGGTTATTCACTGGACAACTCTCTTGTCAGCAGTCAGCGTTGATGCGATGCAGATGGAGAACATCTGGGACGCCGCCGTCGCCCGGCGCTACGACACGCCCGGCACCGGCATGTTCGCACCCGAGGTGCTGGCGCCCACGGTGGAGCGCCTCGCCGGGCTGGCGGACGGCGGAGCGGCACTGGAGTTCGCGATCGGGACCGGCCGGGTCGCCGTCCCGCTCGCCGGGCGAGGGGTGCCCGTCACCGGCATCGAGCTGTCCGGGCCGATGGTCGAGCAACTGCGGACCAAGGCCGGCGAAGCCGCGATCCCCGTGGTCATCGGCGACATGACGACCACCGTCGCCCCGGGGACGTACCGCCTCGTCTACCTCGTCTACAACACGATCTCCAACCTCCTCACACAGGCCGAGCAGGTCGAGTGCTTCCGCAACGCCGCCCGCCACCTCGCACCCGGCGGCCGGTTCGTGATCGAGCTGTGGGTGCCCGAGCTGCGCACGCTGCCCCCGGGCACGTCGGCCACCGTGTGGCACGCCGGCGCCGAGTACATCGGCCTCGACACCTATGACGTCCTCAACCAGCGTGTCGTATCGCACCACTTCCACTTCGACGGGACCGAGGAGGCCCGGCTGTACCGCAGCCCTCACCGCTACATCTGGCCCTCCGAACTCGATCTCATGGCCCAACTGGCAGGATTCGGGCTGGAGTCCAGGCACGCGGACTGGGCCGGCACCGAGTTCACCGCCGAGTCCCGCTCCCATGTCTCGGTGTACCGGCTGCCGACGGCGCCGTAACCGAGGAGCGACCCCTCCGGCCGCTCAGCAAGGCAGCAGGCGCAGGGCGTACAACGCCGCGCCCAGGTCGGCGAGAGCGACCGGGTCGGTGAGCGCGCGTCCGGTCACCTCCTCGATACGGCGCAGCCGGTAGCGCACGGTGTTGGGATGGACGAAGAGCCGCTCCGCGGCCTCGGCGGCCACCCCGCCCGAGGCGAACCAGTGCCCCAGGGTCTGCAGCAGCCGGGCGCGCTCCGCCGCGGGCAGTGCGAGAACGGGCCCCAGGGACACCTCGACCAGCCGGCTCGCCTCCGCCGGGGCCGCCGCGACCAGCATCGCCAGCGGGCTGTCGTCGAAGCGGGTCACGCCCGGCCCGTCGCCGGGCAGCCCGGCCAGCGCCAGCCGGGCGAACCGCAGCGCCTGGGGGGTGTCCCGCAGCGAGTCGAACCGGGGGCTGACGCCGACCCGGGCGCGACGGCGGCGCAGCGCCCGCAGGCTCACCCTCTCCGCGTCCCGGTGCCCGAGCGAGACCAGCCCGATCTGCTGGTCCGGCAGCAGCCGCCATACCGACGCCACCCCGGAGCGGCGCAGCGCCGCCTCGATGCCGGGCAGCGGCTCCTGGCCGGGATCCGGCACCGACGCCGCCACCACCGCATACGGGCCGCGCTCCGGCAGACCGAGCTGCCGGGCCGCCTCCCACGGCGTCGTACGATCCGCGAGGGCGCCCGTGAAGAGGGCCTCGGCCAGCGCCGAGCGGCGGGCCTCGCGCTGCAGCGCCAGTTCCGCGCTCGCCTCGCGATAGGCGGCCGCCACCGCCTCCGCGTACCGTCCGAACAGGGCCCAGATCTCCGAGGAACCGGCCACCAGCTCGGCGTCCGTCACCTCCGGATGCCTGCGCGCCTCGTCGACCATCTCCGACCAGAGCAGCTCGAAACCCACCCGGTAGGCGTGCAGGGTGTCGGCGAGCGGAACGCCCTGCTCGGCGCGGAGCCGTCCGGTCTGCTGGGCGGCTCCCACGTCGGGTTCGGCGCCGTAAGCGAAACCCCCCAGAAGCAGATCGGCGTTGTCCGCGCAGGAGTCCCTCAGCGACGTGAAGGGGATGAGCGAGTCGTCCGCGTACGACTCGACCTCCGCACGGATGCGTTCGGTCATCCGCTCACCCAGCTCCGGAAGGCGCGTACGCAGGGCCGCGCCCACATTCGACAGACCCATACCCCCAGCGTACGGCGCTTGTTTTGGTTCCCAGAACAACGCGGGCATGGGGGAGATGTCGGCGCCACCATGGACCCCCGCCACCGTGCACGCGACCATGCCCTGAGCGCCTGCGGCGGGACCCGTGAGCGCGGCGAGAGCATGCGTGCGAGGAGGCATACATGGCCAATCTGGCGGAATTCCTGGTGGAGACGGCACGACGGCTGCCCGAGCGCCCCGCGCTTCGGCTCGGCACGGCGACCACCACCTACGCCGAGCTGGACCGACTGACCGCCCAGGCCGCCGCGCTGCTGCGCACCGAGGGCCTGCGCACCGGCGACCGGGTCGCCCTGATGCTCCCGAACGTGCCCGAGTTCGTCGTCCTGTACTACGGCGTGCTGCGCGTCGGCGGCATCGTGGTGCCGATGAACCCGCTGCTGAAGGAGCGCGAGACCGAGTACCACCTGCGGGACTCCGGCGCCGTCCTGCTCTTCGAGTGGCATCAGGCGCCCGGCGAGGGCGCCGCGGGGGCGGCCGCCGCCGGGGTACGGCACCTGGCGGTCGAACCGGCCGCCTTCGCCGCCGAACTGGCGCCTCTGGAGCCGCAGTCCGAGGTGACCGCCACGGCAGCGGACGACATCGCCGTACTGCTGTACACCTCGGGCACCACCGGCCGTCCCAAGGGCGCCGCGCTCACCCACGCCGGGCTCCGCCACAACACCGAGGTCAACGTCACCGAGGTCCAGCGGCTCACCTCCGACGACGTGATCGTCGGCTGTCTGCCGCTGTTCCACATCTTCGGACAGACCTGCACCATGAACGTCGCCGTCCACTGCGGGGCGTCCCTCACCCTCGTCCCCCGCTTCGAGCCGGGTGCGGTGCTCGACGCCATCGCCCGGGACCGGGCCACCGTCTTCGAGGGCGTCCCCACCATGTACGCCGCACTCCTCCAGCACTCGGGCGCCGCCGACGTGTCCAGCCTCCGCCTGTGCATCTCGGGCGGCGCCTCCCTGCCGGTGGAGGTCCTGCACGGGTTCGAGCGGCGCTTCGGCTGCATGGTCCTGGAAGGCTTCGGCATGTCCGAGACCAGCCCGGTCGTCTCCTTCAACCACCCCGACCGCCCGCGCAAACCCGGCTCCGTCGGCACCCCCATCCGCGACGTCGAGGTCCGGCTGCTCGACGACACCGGCCGGGAGGTCGCACCGGGCGAGGTCGGTGAACTCGCCGTGCGCGGGCCCAACTTGATGAAGGAGTACTGGCACCGTCCCGAGGAGACGGCCGCCACCGTCCCGGACGGCTGGCTGCGCACCGGCGACATGGCGCGCCAGGACGAGGACGGCTACCTGTACATCGTCGACCGGAAGAAGGACCTCATCATCCGCGGCGGCTACAACGTCTACCCGCGCGAGATCGAGGAGGTGCTGCACGAGCATCCCGCCGTCGCCCTCGCCGCGGTCCTCGGCGTGCCCGACGAGCGGCTCGGCGAGGAGGTGGCAGCTGCGGTCGTCCTGCGCCCGGGAGCCGCGGCGGACACCGAGGAGCTGCGGCAGTTCGTCCGGGACCGGGTCGCCGCCTACAAGTACCCGCGCCGCCTCTGGCTGACGGACGCACTGCCGCTGGGCCCGAGCGGCAAGATCCTCAAGCGGGAGATCACCGCGCCGTTGTCCTGAGGCAAGGCGGAGCTGGACACTCCGCCGCCCGCCAGCGCTACGAACCCGGATGACAGCACGACCCCCGCCGGAGATGATCGGCCACCGTGAGCCACGTCATCCCGCGCGGGGGTTCCTGCGCACCGGACCGGTCGGAGCGGTGAGCGGACGTCAGGTCGCCCTGCTCATAGGGGACTCCCTCGCGCACCACGACCGGGATGTCGACGAGGGTGTCGAAGTCGGAGAAGGGGTCGCCGTCGACGATCGTCAGGTCGGCGATCCTGCCCTCCTGCACGGTGCCGAGATCCGCTTCCAGGCCGAAGAGGCGGGCCGGCACGGTGGTCGCGCTGTGCAGGGCTTCGGCGGGGGTGAAGCCGTGGGCGTGCAGGGCACGCAGCGCCAGATGCAGGGAGAGGCCTACCGGGACCAGCGGCGCGTCGGTGCCCAGGGCGATGCGGGCGCCGTGAGCCACGAGGCGCCGGTAGTCGGCCATCTCGGTGGCGAGGGCGCGCTGTTGGGCGTCGGTGGGCTCGGTATGGGCGCGGTCGCGCACGACGGCGACGTCCCAGGGCGGCATGAGGCGCGTCACGCGCGGATCGCCGGCAAGCCGCGGATCGGCGGCGAGCAGGATCTGCGCGGTGAACGGCGTGATGATCAACGCGAAGGACCCACCGGCGTACTGCTGCACCAGATCCTCGCCGACGCGGCCGAGCGGAGTCATGGCATGCCCGAACTCCAGGCGCTGGGTGGCCTGCAGATGGGTCGTCAGGCTCTGCCCCGCCGCCCGGCCCGGCGCGCACAGGTGGCTGCCGCTGGGCACGCCGAGCGCGGCGGCGACCTCGGCCGCCTCGGCCATGACCTCGCCCGCCGCGCGCACATAGGTCTTCACGAAATCGACGTCCAGGGCGGCGGCACGCCGGAGCGTACGCCGGACCCCGTCGCGGGTGCGGTGGGCGCGGCCCATGCTGTACGCGGTGCGCGAGCCGTCCAGGAGTTCGGCGCAGGCCAGCTGCCGCGGACCGCGCAGCTCCCCGGAGCCGGCGGCCTCCCGGAGCCGGACCGCGTCGTACAGCGGACTGCCGAGACAGGCCGTGGTCGTGATGCCGTACGCGAGCGCGGTGAGGCTCTGCCGGGCGCCGTAGGTGGCCGAATACGGGTGGGTGTGGCTGTCGAAGAGACCGGGGACGACGGTCCGGTCCGAGGCGTCGAGGGTGCGGTGCCCGGGGCGGCGGGCGCGGTGCGGCTCGACGGCGGTGATCCGTTTGCCGGTGACGAGGATGTCGACGTCGTGCCGCGGCGGCCCGCCGGTGCCGTCCCACAGCTGGCCGGCGTGGATCCGCAGCGGCTCGGGGGAGCCGGTCCCACCGCGCCCGGTGGTCAGGCGGAGCGGGAGCGTGTGGGTCCGGGCGGTGGTGAGGGAGAGGCGGCGCAGACGGCCGTCGGAGAGGTAGAGGAGCGTGCCGGAGTCCGCGGACCAGCTGGGGTGGTCGGCCGGCTCGTCGGTCAGCCGGCGTGCGGGACCGGTCGGGGTGCCGTCCGCCGCCACGGGCAGCAGCCACAGCGCCGACTCGGCCACCAGCGCCATCCAGCGGCCGTCGGGGGACCACACGGGCCCGGAGGCGACCCGGTCGGACAACGACTGGTGCTCGGCGGGCAGATGACGGCGTTCGCCGCCGGTGCGGGTGTCGATGACCCGGATGAGGTTGTAGCCCTCACGGAAGCGCTGGTTGAGCCGGTTGCGGTCGCAGAAGGCCACGTACCGGCCGTCGGGCGACCAAGTGGGGGCGCCGGGCGGCCCGTCGGTGGCCAGCGGCCGGGCCAGTCGCTCCTCGGTGCCCGTGGCCAGGGTGCGCACCAGCAGGTTCCCGGTCACGTCCAGGCAGGCCAGCCGGGTGCCGTCCGGGGACAGCGCGGGATACAGCCGCCCGCCGTCGGTCAACGGCTCGTCGGCGCCGCTGTCCAGGTGGTGACGGCGTACGGCCACCAGCCCGTCCTGGTCCGTGCAGTACAGCAGGCTGCGCCCGTCCGGCGCCCACACGGGCATCTGCAGCAAGTGCGTGTCGGCCGCCTGGAGCAGCTTGCGCGGCGTGCCCCCGGCCGGCATCAGCCACAGGGCGTTCAGCGCCACGAAGGCCACGCTGCGCCCGTCGGGGGAGAGGGCCGGCCGGTGCAGACCGCGTACCGGGGCCGGGCGCTCCGGCGTGAGCGGACGCCGTCGATGCGCCGCGGACGGATCGGGCACCGGCATCCGCGCGGTGAAGGGCACCTCCCGCACGGTGGAGCCGGCCAGCGAGCGGATCCGGATCCGGCCGTCCCCGACGTACAGCAGCTCGTCCTCGCTCAGCCAGCACGGCGGAGCGGCCGCCAGGTCCTCGTCCGCCGTGACGACCTCGCCGTCGACCATCAGCCGCGCCGCGTCCGCCGGAACCCCGGGGGTGCTCGCGCCGGTCAGATGCACATAGGCGATGCGCCCCGAGGGCGACACGGACGGGCACACCAACCGGCCCGAGGCCACCGTGCGCAGCACTTCGGCCGGGCCGCCCGAGACCGGTACCCGGACCAGCGACAGGCCGCCGTCGTTGCCGCCGCCCGGTGTGTGGGCGGCGCGTACGCACACCAGTGACCGCCCGTCCGCCGACCAGGCCGGATCGAAGTCCTCGTGGTCCCCGCCGGTGACCCGGCGCGGCCGGCTGTCGGCCAGGTCCAGCACCCACAGCCCGTAGGAGGAACCGGTGAGGGCGTCGCCGCCGCGTTCGGAGGAGAAGGCCAGCCGGGTGCCGTCCGGCGACCAGGCGACCCCGCGGTCGTCCCAGGGCCCGTCCGTCACCTGCCGCAGCCCGCCGCCGTCGGGTCGCAGCGTCCACAGATGGAAGCCGCCCCCGCGATACCCGCACACGGCCACCGTCTCCCCGTCCGGGGAGAGGGCGGGACGCGTCGACTCCAGCTCCCAGCCCGACACCTGTACGGCCGTCCCCCCGTCCCGCGGCACCCGCCACAGCACCCCCTGCACCTCGGCGATCAGCGCACCACCGCCCCGGCAGCCGGTGACCGAACCTCCGGTCAGCCGGGTGTAGGTGAGGAACCGCTTGCCGCGGCCGTCCGGCTCACCGGTCCCGGCCGGCACCCCCACGGCCGCCACCGCCCGCGAGGCCGCGGCGGTCACCAGCCCTGCCGCCGCCGTCCCGAGAAACCCGCGCCGGTCGACACTGCCGAAGTCCATCCCGTTCCCCCTGTCGTTCCTGCCGTCTCTGTCCCAGCGAAGTGGCAGAGGTACGCCCCGCACCAGTAGGCGATTTCAGCCACAGCGGCCCCGCCATACGCTCAGCGCAACGCCTGGAGGGCACGGCGGTCACGCCAGGTCACCCCGCCGGGCGGGCCACCGGCACCGGCCCTGGCCGGTATGCCCTCGGTGCGCCCCCGTCGCACCCTCCTGAAACCCGGTCCGGACGGCGACGCTTGGGCGCATGGGGGCACACGACGACCGCGGCATCCCGTCATCCGGAACCGACGAGCAGCGGCAGCGGCCCCCCGGCGCGCCCCGCCCCTGGGAGAACACGGACCGTGCCCAAGCCGCCCTCGACGGAGCCACCGGCCCGGAACCGCCCAGCCCGCCCCACTGCCCGCACTGCGGGCTCGCCGGTGAACGGCGCCCCACCTACACCGGTCAGCACGTCCTCCTCGAACCCGCTCTCGTGCTGCCCGCGCACCTGGTGCCCGGCGGCCACCGCTGGCACATCGACAGCAACGGGGTCGCCTGGAACGGCGGCTTCACGGAGCCCTTGGCCGGATCCCGTTGCCGCATCCCGCACCAGCTGGCCTGTCCCGGGCTCAGCCTGGACGAGATCCGGCCCTGGCGATGGCTGAG from Streptomyces roseochromogenus subsp. oscitans DS 12.976 encodes the following:
- a CDS encoding amidohydrolase family protein; protein product: MDFGSVDRRGFLGTAAAGLVTAAASRAVAAVGVPAGTGEPDGRGKRFLTYTRLTGGSVTGCRGGGALIAEVQGVLWRVPRDGGTAVQVSGWELESTRPALSPDGETVAVCGYRGGGFHLWTLRPDGGGLRQVTDGPWDDRGVAWSPDGTRLAFSSERGGDALTGSSYGLWVLDLADSRPRRVTGGDHEDFDPAWSADGRSLVCVRAAHTPGGGNDGGLSLVRVPVSGGPAEVLRTVASGRLVCPSVSPSGRIAYVHLTGASTPGVPADAARLMVDGEVVTADEDLAAAPPCWLSEDELLYVGDGRIRIRSLAGSTVREVPFTARMPVPDPSAAHRRRPLTPERPAPVRGLHRPALSPDGRSVAFVALNALWLMPAGGTPRKLLQAADTHLLQMPVWAPDGRSLLYCTDQDGLVAVRRHHLDSGADEPLTDGGRLYPALSPDGTRLACLDVTGNLLVRTLATGTEERLARPLATDGPPGAPTWSPDGRYVAFCDRNRLNQRFREGYNLIRVIDTRTGGERRHLPAEHQSLSDRVASGPVWSPDGRWMALVAESALWLLPVAADGTPTGPARRLTDEPADHPSWSADSGTLLYLSDGRLRRLSLTTARTHTLPLRLTTGRGGTGSPEPLRIHAGQLWDGTGGPPRHDVDILVTGKRITAVEPHRARRPGHRTLDASDRTVVPGLFDSHTHPYSATYGARQSLTALAYGITTTACLGSPLYDAVRLREAAGSGELRGPRQLACAELLDGSRTAYSMGRAHRTRDGVRRTLRRAAALDVDFVKTYVRAAGEVMAEAAEVAAALGVPSGSHLCAPGRAAGQSLTTHLQATQRLEFGHAMTPLGRVGEDLVQQYAGGSFALIITPFTAQILLAADPRLAGDPRVTRLMPPWDVAVVRDRAHTEPTDAQQRALATEMADYRRLVAHGARIALGTDAPLVPVGLSLHLALRALHAHGFTPAEALHSATTVPARLFGLEADLGTVQEGRIADLTIVDGDPFSDFDTLVDIPVVVREGVPYEQGDLTSAHRSDRSGAQEPPRGMTWLTVADHLRRGSCCHPGS
- a CDS encoding DUF6083 domain-containing protein codes for the protein MGAHDDRGIPSSGTDEQRQRPPGAPRPWENTDRAQAALDGATGPEPPSPPHCPHCGLAGERRPTYTGQHVLLEPALVLPAHLVPGGHRWHIDSNGVAWNGGFTEPLAGSRCRIPHQLACPGLSLDEIRPWRWLSAVREENARRAQRRADEEGCPKALPDAG